The Haloterrigena salifodinae genomic interval CGTGGCAGACGGCCGTGATCTCGGTTGATTGTGTGTCTGGCGTCATTGGTTCAGTGTTTGTTCGACCAACGTGTGTCCTGATAAAGATTTTCGACGCCGCAGATATCCGACACTAGCCATCCAGCGGGACTGTTCGTCTCGATCGAAATTCGGCAGTTGTCGGAATCTGACGGTCTCTCTCTTCCTCACGTCGACGAGACATTCCTACTTCGAGGTCGTAGTCGAGCGCGTTTCGAGTGCCGACCGCAGCAGCGTCCGGAGCGCGCCGCGCTTGACGATGGCGAAGCCCGCGAGGATCGTCACCAACCCGAGGAGCATCACCGAGTCGACGACGTAGCCGAGCGCGATCCAGCTAACGCCCATCGCGACGACCGGTTCCGCGTAGCTGACCAGGCTGACCTGCGTCGCCCCGCTTCGGTCGAGCAGTTCGAAATAGAGGAGGAATGCGAACACGCCGGAGACGAGCGTCAGATAGCCGTAGGAGACCAGCGCCGATAGGGTCGGATCGATCGCCGCGACCGATTCACCCCGGAGGGCCGCCCAGCACAACAGCACCGCGCCGCCGACGAGCATCGCCCACGCCTGGAGCGTCTCGAGCGGAAGCTCCGAGTCGATCGGTCGCACGAACACGCTGCCGAGGGCGAACGCGACGGCCGAGGCGAACACCAGCGCGGCCCCGACGGTGACGTCGTCGCCGAGCGACCCGGGGGACGGCTGGACCACGGCGATGACGCCGACCAGCCCGAGCACGAAGCCGACGACGCCGCCGAGAGAGAGCCGTTCCTCCGGAAGGACGAGGCCGGCGAACGCCGCCGTGAGGATCGGGGCCGTACTGACGAGCGTCGCCGCGACCGCGCCCGAGACGTACAGTTCGCCGAGGTATAACAGCCCGTGATAGAGCGCGATGACGAAGACGCCGGCGACGCTTACCGCTAGCCACTCCGCCCGCCCTCGCGGCCGCGTGCGATCGGTCACGACGGTCGCGTACCCGAAGACGACCGCGCCGGCGACCGTGTAGCGGAGCCCGGCGAACAGCAGCGGCGGCACGTGCTCGAGTCCGATCTCGATCGCCACGAACGACGTTCCCCAGCAGAGCGCGAGCATCGAAAAGAGCACCGCTTCGCGGTACCTGCTCGGCACTGAATCGAACAGTTTCATATCCGCTTCGGAAATCGTCGCTATATTTAGGCTCTTCTACAAGCGAGCGGATTTCCCTGGATTGAAAACCACACATATGGATGTCTTCCGAGTAGCCATCCACAGCTGGCACCGATGTTGTAGATAACTCCAATTACTTCGGTCGGAAGACACATCCCGCTACCCGGCCAACCCCCGTTCATGGCCATCGACGAACGCGACGTGCGCCTGCTGAAGGCGATCGCCGAACTCGAGACGGGGAGCCCGGAACGGCTCCACGAGGCGACCGGCATTCCGGTCTCGACGATCCACTACCGGCTCAACAACCTCCGGGAGGAGGGGATCATCGCGAACGATCGCTACGAAATCGACCTCGAGGAACTCGGGCTCGGCGTCACCGTCTTAGTCGAGGTTCACGCCGACTATCAGGGCTCCTACGAGGAGTTCGCAGACCGATTGCTGACCGTCGAGGGGGTCACGAACGTCTACTTCACGATGGGCGAGACGGATTTCATCGTGATCGCGCGACTGAGCGGCAGCGAGATGGTCGAGCGATTGATCGCCGAGTTCGAGCAGCTCGAGGGCGTCGAGCGGACTGACTCGACGTTCGTCATCTCGGCGATCGAGGAACGGGACGCGCTCCAGAGCTACGAGTTGGAGACGCTGCTCGAGGAACTGACTGACGAGTGAGAATCGACTGACTCGATCGAAGTACTGAACCGAATTGAGACGGACTCGAGGCGGGGTCGGGGTTCCTACGCGCGCTTCTGGATCTCCTCGCGGAGGAGTTCGCTCACAAGGTCGCCGTCCGCCTTGCCGCGCAGGGCGCCCATGCACTCGCCCATGAGGCCCGAGAACGCCTGCATCCCCTCTTCTTCGACCTGCTCCTCGTTGCGCTCGACAACCTCGGCGACGGCATCGCGGACCTCCTCTTCGTCGGCGCCCCCGAGGCCGGCTTCGTCGGCCGCCTCCTCGGCGGTCCGATCCGGCTCCTCGGCCAGCGCGGTCAACAGGTCCGGCACGCCCTCGTTGGGGAGGTCCCCGCTCTCGGCCATCTCGAACACGCCCTCGAGGTGCTCCCGCTCGAGGTTCTCGACGGGGACGTCGTCCCGGCGGAGTTCGGTCAGCGTCGACTCGAGGGTCGACGC includes:
- a CDS encoding DMT family transporter translates to MKLFDSVPSRYREAVLFSMLALCWGTSFVAIEIGLEHVPPLLFAGLRYTVAGAVVFGYATVVTDRTRPRGRAEWLAVSVAGVFVIALYHGLLYLGELYVSGAVAATLVSTAPILTAAFAGLVLPEERLSLGGVVGFVLGLVGVIAVVQPSPGSLGDDVTVGAALVFASAVAFALGSVFVRPIDSELPLETLQAWAMLVGGAVLLCWAALRGESVAAIDPTLSALVSYGYLTLVSGVFAFLLYFELLDRSGATQVSLVSYAEPVVAMGVSWIALGYVVDSVMLLGLVTILAGFAIVKRGALRTLLRSALETRSTTTSK
- a CDS encoding Lrp/AsnC family transcriptional regulator; this translates as MDERDVRLLKAIAELETGSPERLHEATGIPVSTIHYRLNNLREEGIIANDRYEIDLEELGLGVTVLVEVHADYQGSYEEFADRLLTVEGVTNVYFTMGETDFIVIARLSGSEMVERLIAEFEQLEGVERTDSTFVISAIEERDALQSYELETLLEELTDE